In the genome of Spea bombifrons isolate aSpeBom1 chromosome 11, aSpeBom1.2.pri, whole genome shotgun sequence, one region contains:
- the LOC128468902 gene encoding histone H3, with protein MARTKQTARKSTGGKAPRKQLATKAARKSAPATGGVKKPHRYRPGTVALREIRRYQKSTELLIRKLPFQRLVREIAQDFKTDLRFQSSAVMALQEASEAYLVGLFEDTNLCAIHAKRVTIMPKDIQLARRIRGERA; from the coding sequence ATGGCTCGCACCAAGCAGACAGCCCGTAAGTCCACCGGAGGAAAAGCTCCTCGGAAGCAGCTGGCTACCAAAGCTGCGAGGAAAAGCGCTCCAGCTACCGGTGGCGTGAAGAAGCCACATCGCTACCGCCCGGGCACCGTAGCGCTAAGGGAAATCCGCCGTTACCAGAAGTCTACAGAGTTGCTTATCCGAAAGCTGCCTTTCCAGCGGCTGGTCCGTGAGATTGCTCAAGATTTCAAGACCGATCTACGTTTCCAAAGTTCTGCTGTTATGGCCCTCCAGGAAGCCAGCGAGGCTTACCTCGTGGGGCTTTTCGAAGACACCAATTTGTGCGCTATTCACGCTAAGCGGGTTACTATCATGCCAAAAGACATTCAGCTGGCTCGTAGAATCAGAGGAGAACGTGCTTAA
- the LOC128469026 gene encoding histone H4 produces MSGRGKGGKGLGKGGAKRHRKVLRDNIQGITKPAIRRLARRGGVKRISGLIYEETRGVLKVFLENVIRDAVTYTEHAKRKTVTAMDVVYALKRQGRTLYGFGG; encoded by the coding sequence ATGTCTGGCCGTGGCAAAGGAGGTAAGGGGCTCGGGAAAGGTGGCGCAAAGAGGCACAGGAAGGTGCTTCGGGATAACATCCAGGGTATCACCAAGCCTGCTATCCGCCGTTTGGCTCGCCGAGGAGGTGTAAAGCGTATCTCTGGGCTCATCTATGAGGAGACCCGTGGTGTGCTCAAAGTGTTTTTGGAGAATGTGATTCGTGACGCAGTCACTTATACTGAGCATGCCAAGAGGAAAACCGTTACCGCTATGGACGTGGTGTATGCCTTGAAACGCCAAGGCCGTACTCTGTACGGTTTCGGAGGTTAA
- the LOC128468994 gene encoding histone H2B 1.1-like: MPDPAKSAPAPKKGSKKAVTKTQKKDGKKRKKSRKESYAIYVYKVLKQVHPDTGISSKAMGIMNSFVNDIFERIAGEASRLAHYNKRSTITSREIQTAVRLLLPGELAKHAVSEGTKAVTKYTSAK, encoded by the coding sequence ATGCCTGATCCAGCGAAATCTGCCCCTGCTCCGAAGAAAGGCTCTAAGAAAGCTGTTACGAAGACCCAGAAAAAAGATGGGAAGAAGCGCAAGAAGAGTAGAAAGGAAAGCTACGCGATCTATGTCTACAAGGTACTGAAGCAGGTGCATCCAGACACTGGCATTTCCTCCAAGGCCATGGGCATCATGAACTCGTTTGTCAATGATATCTTTGAGCGCATTGCCGGGGAAGCTTCACGCCTAGCCCATTACAACAAGCGCTCCACCATCACTTCTCGGGAGATTCAGACTGCTGTACGCCTCCTCCTTCCTGGGGAGCTGGCCAAGCACGCTGTGTCAGAGGGCACCAAGGCTGTTACCAAGTACACCAGCGCCAAGTAA
- the LOC128468985 gene encoding histone H2B 1.1-like has product MPDPAKSAPAPKKGSKKAVTKTQKKDGKKRRKSRKESYAIYVYKVLKQVHPDTGISSKAMGIMNSFVSDIFERIAGEASRLAHYNKRSTITSREIQTAVRLLLPGELAKHAVSEGTKAVTKYTSAK; this is encoded by the coding sequence ATGCCTGATCCAGCGAAATCTGCGCCTGCGCCGAAGAAAGGCTCTAAGAAAGCTGTTACGAAGACTCAGAAAAAAGACGGGAAGAAGCGCAGGAAGAGCAGAAAGGAAAGCTACGCGATTTATGTCTATAAGGTACTGAAGCAGGTGCATCCAGACACTGGCATTTCCTCCAAGGCCATGGGCATCATGAACTCGTTTGTCAGTGATATCTTTGAGCGCATTGCCGGGGAAGCTTCACGCCTAGCCCATTACAACAAGCGCTCCACTATCACTTCTCGGGAGATTCAGACTGCTGTACGCCTTCTCCTTCCTGGAGAACTGGCCAAGCACGCTGTGTCAGAGGGCACCAAGGCTGTTACCAAGTACACCAGCGCCAAGTAA
- the LOC128469012 gene encoding histone H4 — MSGRGKGGKGLGKGGAKRHRKVLRDNIQGITKPAIRRLARRGGVKRISGLIYEETRGVLKVFLENVIRDAVTYTEHAKRKTVTAMDVVYALKRQGRTLYGFGG, encoded by the coding sequence ATGTCTGGCCGTGGCAAAGGAGGTAAGGGACTCGGGAAAGGTGGCGCAAAGAGGCACAGGAAGGTGCTTCGGGATAACATCCAGGGTATCACCAAGCCTGCTATCCGCCGTTTGGCTCGCAGAGGAGGTGTGAAGCGTATCTCTGGGTTGATCTATGAGGAGACCCGTGGTGTGCTCAAAGTGTTTTTGGAGAATGTGATTCGTGACGCAGTCACTTATACGGAGCATGCCAAGAGGAAAACCGTTACCGCTATGGACGTGGTGTATGCCTTGAAACGCCAAGGCCGTACTCTGTACGGTTTCGGAGGTTAA
- the LOC128468937 gene encoding histone H2A type 2-B-like, protein MSGRGKQGGKVRAKAKTRSSRAGLQFPVGRVHRLLRKGNYAERVGAGAPVYLAAVLEYLTAEILELAGNAARDNKKTRIIPRHLQLAVRNDEELNKLLGGVTIAQGGVLPNIQAVLLPKKTESHKPAKSK, encoded by the coding sequence ATGTCTGGCAGAGGAAAACAAGGTGGAAAAGTTCGTGCTAAGGCGAAGACACGTTCTTCCCGAGCTGGTCTGCAGTTTCCTGTCGGCCGTGTGCATAGGCTTCTTCGCAAGGGTAATTATGCCGAGAGAGTAGGAGCAGGCGCACCCGTGTATCTGGCAGCGGTGTTGGAGTATCTGACTGCTGAGATATTGGAGTTGGCTGGTAATGCTGCACGCGACAACAAAAAGACCCGTATCATTCCACGCCACCTGCAACTCGCCGTTCGTAACGACGAGGAGCTCAATAAGCTGCTCGGAGGGGtcaccattgctcagggaggtgtTCTACCCAACATCCAGGCGGTGCTCTTGCCCAAGAAGACAGAGAGCCACAAGCCTGCCAAGAGCAAGTGA
- the LOC128468920 gene encoding histone H2A type 2-B-like, which produces MSGRGKQGGKVRAKAKTRSSRAGLQFPVGRVHRLLRKGNYAERVGAGAPVYLAAVLEYLTAEILELAGNAARDNKKTRIIPRHLQLAVRNDEELNKLLGGVTIAQGGVLPNIQVVLLPKKTESHKPAKSK; this is translated from the coding sequence ATGTCTGGCAGAGGAAAACAAGGCGGAAAGGTTCGTGCTAAGGCGAAGACACGTTCTTCCCGAGCTGGTCTTCAGTTCCCTGTCGGCCGTGTGCATAGGCTTCTTCGCAAGGGTAATTATGCCGAGAGAGTAGGAGCCGGCGCACCCGTGTATCTGGCAGCGGTGTTGGAGTATCTGACTGCTGAGATATTGGAGTTGGCTGGTAACGCTGCACGCGACAACAAAAAGACCCGTATCATTCCTCGCCACCTGCAACTTGCCGTTCGTAACGACGAGGAGCTCAATAAGTTGCTCGGAGGGGtcaccattgctcagggaggtgtTCTACCCAACATCCAGGTGGTGCTCTTGCCCAAGAAGACAGAGAGCCACAAACCTGCCAAGAGCAAGTGA
- the LOC128468857 gene encoding histone H1B-like, producing the protein MAETAPSPAPPPAETSSKKKQPKKPAAAKSRPVKSGPSVSELIVKAVSASKERSGVSLAALKKALAAGGYDVEKNNSRLKLALKGLVSKETLIQLKGSGASGSFKLNKKQLESREKTPKKKETSVKPKKVAPKKVVKSPKKAPAGVKKSPKKIKKPSAAAKSPKKPKVVKAKKAGKSPAKKATKPKATKSPAKPKAAKSPAKPKAAKSPAKPKAAKSPAKPKAKKAASKK; encoded by the coding sequence ATGGCCGAGACAGCTCCTTCCCCTGCGCCTCCCCCGGCAGAAACCTCTTCCAAGAAGAAACAGCCGAAGAAGCCGGCAGCTGCAAAAAGCCGTCCTGTGAAGTCCGGTCCCAGTGTCTCCGAGCTGATTGTGAAAGCGGTCTCTGCGTCCAAGGAGCGCAGCGGAGTGTCTCTCGCAGCTCTTAAAAAAGCACTCGCTGCTGGCGGCTACGACGTAGAAAAGAATAACAGCCGCCTGAAGCTCGCTCTCAAGGGTCTGGTGTCTAAAGAGACCCTGATCCAGCTGAAAGGAAGCGGTGCTTCTGGCTCTTTCAAGCTGAACAAGAAGCAGCTGGAGAGCAGAGAGAAGACACCAAAGAAGAAGGAAACTTCCGTAAAGCCTAAAAAAGTAGCCCCTAAGAAGGTTGTGAAGTCGCCCAAGAAAGCCCCTGCAGGAGTGAAGAAAAGCCCGAAAAAGATCAAGAAACCGTCGGCCGCTGCCAAGAGTCCCAAGAAGCCTAAGGTTGTTAAAGCGAAGAAAGCTGGCAAGAGCCCAGCTAAGAAGGCCACAAAGCCAAAGGCTACCAAAAGCCCCGCTAAGCCCAAGGCAGCCAAAAGCCCCGCTAAGCCCAAGGCTGCCAAAAGCCCCGCTAAACCCAAGGCTGCCAAAAGCCCCGCTAAGCCCAAGGCTAAAAAGGCAGCCTCCAaaaagtga
- the LOC128468891 gene encoding histone H3, with product MARTKQTARKSTGGKAPRKQLATKAARKSAPATGGVKKPHRYRPGTVALREIRRYQKSTELLIRKLPFQRLVREIAQDFKTDLRFQSSAVMALQEASEAYLVGLFEDTNLCAIHAKRVTIMPKDIQLARRIRGERA from the coding sequence ATGGCTCGCACCAAGCAGACAGCCCGTAAGTCCACCGGAGGAAAAGCTCCTCGGAAGCAGCTGGCGACCAAAGCTGCGAGGAAAAGCGCTCCAGCTACCGGCGGCGTGAAGAAGCCACATCGCTACCGCCCGGGCACCGTAGCTCTTAGGGAAATCCGCCGTTACCAGAAGTCTACGGAGTTGCTTATCCGAAAGCTGCCTTTCCAGCGGCTGGTCCGTGAGATTGCTCAAGACTTCAAGACCGATCTACGTTTCCAGAGTTCTGCTGTTATGGCTCTCCAGGAAGCCAGCGAGGCTTACCTCGTGGGGCTTTTCGAAGACACCAATTTGTGCGCTATTCACGCTAAGCGGGTTACTATCATGCCAAAAGACATTCAGCTGGCTCGCAGGATCAGAGGAGAACGTGCTTAA